A genome region from Mercenaria mercenaria strain notata chromosome 11, MADL_Memer_1, whole genome shotgun sequence includes the following:
- the LOC123532680 gene encoding uncharacterized protein LOC123532680, with translation MSFTFNFPNPVDNDQTGVNEQHGAEIQDGGTEHVETFREILPSDIEQVADIPQQSYQLSESVCIQCVDSQAVERRLCDIKGSSCGVTAAAKQHSDLIPNVYEGGLKVWECAVDLAKYLQKCDIKFHNKKVLELGCGAGLPAILAMLNGASCVHFQD, from the exons ATGTCATTTACATTTAACTTTCCAAACCCTGTAGATAAtg ATCAGACAGGTGTGAACGAACAACATGGGGCAGAAATTCAGGATGGGGGAACTGAACATGTTGAAACATTCAGAGAAATACTTCCGTCTGATATAGAGCAG GTTGCAGATATACCCCAACAGTCTTATCAGTTGTCAGAGAGTGTGTGTATACAGTGTGTAGATAGTCAGGCAGTAGAAAGAAGACTTTGTGACATAAAAGGATCTTCATGTGGGGTTACTGCAGCAGCTAAACAACATTCAGATCTCATACCCAATGTTTATGAAG GTGGATTAAAGGTTTGGGAATGTGCAGTAGACCTTGCAAAATATCTCCAGAAATGTGACATAAAGTTCCACAACAAAAAGGTGCTTGAG cTTGGGTGTGGTGCCGGATTACCAGCTATTTTAGCAATGTTGAATGGTGCTTCCTGTGTTCATTTTCAAGACTAa
- the LOC128546736 gene encoding histidine protein methyltransferase 1 homolog, with product MAAKMLSIGRKLNYVFKSMNYEVIENYTIPNVMLNLTDECTCTCRYFSGDWDRFREHMSNQNIQYNTILSAETIYKPENYKKLTAIFENFLSPDGEIYIAAKSNYFGVGGGTRDFESFVHELGGFTIETCCTIEAGVPREIMKLTRMK from the exons ATGGCAGCAAAAATGCTGAGTATAGGAAGAAAGTTGAACTATGTTTTCAAGTCCATG AATTATGAGGTTATAGAAAACTACACCATACCAAATGTGATGTTGAACTTAACAGATGAGTGCACATGTACTTGCAGATACTTTTCTGGAGACTGGGATAGGTTTAGGGAACATATGTCTAATCAAAACATACA GTACAATACCATATTATCAGCTGAAACCATTTATAAACCAGAGAATTACAAGAAACTAACAGCTATTTTTGAAAACTTCCTTTCTCCAGATGGTGAGAT TTATATAGCAGCCAAGTCCAACTATTTTGGAGTAGGAGGAGGTACAAGAGACTTTGAAAGTTTTGTTCATGAATTGGGAGGATTTACTATAGAAACATGTTGTACAATAGAAGCAG ggGTTCCAAGGGAGATAATGAAATTGACAAGGATGAAATGA
- the LOC123532605 gene encoding glutathione S-transferase-like: MSEEWCLYYWAGFPGRGEFLRLIFEEAGVKYTEVNDGTRLVSEIIQGQSDFFPHFAPPVIKKGNFTLSQAHVASRYLAEKFDMLPGNEVDNAHAEQINLDCHDYIAEGRLAFHGIHNVGPYKSQKEETQPYIDRFIESRFPRWLKYFERALVANGGGKGFIIGSKCCYADLTLFHCLRATESQFPEAWAKADYIPALKAYKERIASRPNIAAFLKSGRSLPFAGDSMM, from the exons ATGTCAGAAGAATGGTGTCTGTATTATTGGGCAGGATTTCCAGGAAGAGGCGAGTTTCTTAGACTGATATTTGAGGAAGCCGGGGTCAAGTATACGGAAGTGAACGACGGAACCAGGCTTGTCAGTGAAATTATACAGGGGCAAAGTGACTTTTTCCCTCATTTTGCTCCTCCTGTCATTAAGAAAG gcaacttcacattgtcTCAGGCACACGTAGCAAGCCGGTACTTAGCAGAAAAGTTTGATATGCTACCTGGTAATGAAGTTGACAACGCACACGCCGAACAAATAAACCTTGATTGTCACGATTATATTGCAGAAG GTCGACTTGCATTTCATGGTATTCATAACGTTGGCCCTTACAAGTCACAGAAAGAAGAAACCCAGCCTTATATAGACAGGTTTATTGAAAGCAGGTTTCCAAGATGGCTGAAATACTTTGAGAGGGCATTGGTTGCAAATGGAGGGGGAAAAGG ATTCATCATAGGGTCGAAGTGTTGCTACGCAGATCTGACGCTGTTTCACTGTTTAAGAGCTACCGAGTCCCAGTTTCCTGAGGCCTGGGCAAAAGCTGATTATATCCCCGCACTTAAGGCTTACAAAGAGCGCATCGCTTCACGACCAAATATCGCCGCATTTTTGAAATCCGGAAGATCGTTACCGTTCGCTGGAGATAGCATGATGTAG
- the LOC123531738 gene encoding 15 kDa calcium-binding protein-like: MAGNVTRAQAEGFWNKYNKDGNNELTVDEVKQYLQEVYESEDDFDVNERYIYFGQKEAKTLTKDEFIKGVMRTDKCSCLEKAFKEMDKDGNGSLSKEELESGLAAQGFEGEQAKCIVEELEYDSDEKYNIKEFLETVAFSEYFAKTYGY, encoded by the exons ATGGCGGGAAACGTAACACGTGCTCAAGCTGAAGGTTTCTGGAATAAGTACAACAAAGATGGAAACAACGAATTAACAGTGGACGAGGTTAAACAATATCTGCAGGAAGTTTACGAGAGTGAAGATGATTTCGACGTAAAC GAGAGGTATATATATTTTGGACAGAAAGAAGCAAAAACGCTGACGAAAGATGAGTTTATCAAAGGTGTCATGAGAACAGACAAATG TTCATGCTTAGAGAAAGCGTTTAAAGAAATGGATAAAGACGGAAACGGAAGTCTGAGTAAAGAAGAACTTGAATCAGGTCTTGCTGCCCAAGGCTTCGAGGGAGAACAGGCCAAATGTATTGTAGAGGAATTGGAGTATGACTCGGACGAGAAATACAACATCAAAGAATTCCTAGAGACAGTGGCATTTAGTGAATATTTTGCTAAAACCTATGGTTACTAG